The following proteins come from a genomic window of Anas platyrhynchos isolate ZD024472 breed Pekin duck chromosome 20, IASCAAS_PekinDuck_T2T, whole genome shotgun sequence:
- the SRSF1 gene encoding LOW QUALITY PROTEIN: serine/arginine-rich splicing factor 1 (The sequence of the model RefSeq protein was modified relative to this genomic sequence to represent the inferred CDS: deleted 1 base in 1 codon) → MSGGGVIRGPAGNNDCRIYVGNLPPDIRTKDIEDVFYKYGAIRDIDLKNRRGGPPFAFVEFEDPRDAEDAVYGRDGYDYDGYRLRVEFPRSGRGTGRGGGGGGGGGAPRGRYGPPSRRSEYRVIVSGLPPSGSWQDLKDHMREAGDVCYADVFRDGTGVVEFVRKEDMTYAVRKLDNTKFRSHEGETAYIRVKVDGPRSPSYGRSRSRSVVVAEAVVEATAEAAVIPQEEAEDLHATLPATADPDLVHKRSLALIFL, encoded by the exons ATGTCCGGGGGGGGCGTGATCCGCGGCCCGGCCGGCAACAACGACTGCCGCATCTACGTGGGGAACCTGCCCCCCGACATCCGCACCAAGGACATCGAGGACGTCTTCTACAAGTACGGCGCCATCCGCGACATCGACCTCAAGAACCGCCGCGGGGGGCCGCCCTTCGCCTTCGTCGAGTTTGAGGACCCCAG GGACGCGGAGGATGCCGTGTACGGGCGGGACGGCTACGATTACGATGGGTATCGCCTCCGCGTGGAGTTCCCTCGCAGCGGCCGGGGCACCGGcagaggcggcggaggaggtggaggtggaggagccccccggGGCAGGTACGGGCCCCCATCGCGACGCTCGGAGTACAGAGTGATCGTCTCGG GGCTGCCTCCAAGTGGAAGTTGGCAGGATTTAAAGGATCACATGCGTGAGGCAGGTGATGTATGTTATGCTGATGTTTTCCGAGATGGCACTGGTGTCGTGGAGTTTGTACGGAAGGAAGATATGACCTACGCTGTGCGAAAACTGGATAACACTAAATTTAGATCTCATGAG GGAGAAACTGCCTACATCCGTGTTAAAGTTGATGGTCCAAGAAGTCCAAGCTATGGAAGATCTCGGTCACGCAGC GTAGTCGTAGCAGAAGCCGTAGTCGAAGCAACAGCAGAAGCCGCAGTTATTCCCCAAGAAGAAGCAGAGGATCTCCACGCTACTCTCCCCGCCACAGCAGATCCCGATCTCGTACATAAACGATCACTAGCTCTGATCTTTTTGTAG